TCTAAGTAATAGCAGCAGCTTTattgaatcatatttttataaatttcgtATCGTTAGAATCCTTTCTATTATATCATGCTAATATTTCTATGAGAGTAGATATTCTATCTATCTGTTTTTttgttagatattttatttggacaAGTTTACCGATGATAAGGCATTCCTTATCATGAGTATCATCCTTATGAGTATGTTTAATCctttttttctaaaactttTGTTAATTCAATATAACATTTCTTTTGTATGATTCCTTTCAAGCTTACTtcttatcatattattattttggctACTCTTGAagttttgtgaaatataataCAAGACGTACTGGGCCCTGGTTTTATGTTCTAATGATGATATGACGAGAACTAACAGAGGACTTTACTAGTTGGAAACATTACATGTTCATTGTCCGGAAAACTAGGCCAAGAGCGTCGAGCCTTACTATTATGCGGGACTGGAGCcgaaatttcgaaaattaaCGAGCCCTAGactttttgatattattaaagaGACAATCAAAGAGGGTATCAATAAAACGgattgagtttattttttgttagctATATTTCTGAGGAACAAAATAGgctaacaaattttaaaagatatggAATTCCAACGCtgcaaaatgtataaaaaaagctTAAAGGAAATGTTTACGTCGCAtactgaatatttaaaaataatgataatttttaaaagtctttgtattcaaaatgaaatattttaaaatcggtaAGTGCTAGAATTGGTACTCAATAACCTAATTGTCTTGCATTTCCTTTAAGATATAAAGAGTGtgatatataacattttaataacttacCTCTCTTTTCTAAGTTCGCTGTTCCGTTTTCGGAAGTTGGCGACGAGGATTTGGAGTTCCGCCGAATGTCGCTCGTACACTTGAGACAGTTGTGTGGTGAAGTCTGacactgaaaaaaattatgtttttaattcttGGACATTTTAAGGCACGacataaatttgattttcatttttggaTTGGATTAGTAATTTCCTGTATATaacgtaattaaaaattacctcAATTTTGGGCGCacttatatgaaataattgaaatatcatGTTGTTGATGTGTCCGACTGATTTCGGTCACGGCAACAACTTCAACGATTTTTAACTGGCTACTGTGCTCGCATGTGgcgaaaatattatacaataacgCTGAATAATCAGAAAATTGAATATGAAATGATACGAATTTTTCGCTTCTTTTGTTCCACGTCTgcctaataaattatgtaagcAATGTATTCTCTGCTACACGCACTTTGGGGACAGGTTCGCTGTGCGGCTTGCGTTCTGTGTTTTGTTCTACAACCCTTCGCTACTGAGGCAGTATGAATCatgagttaaataaatattatgtattcatTTTCAATGTTTTGAGTTTAAGATATTAAACGTATCAAAGCGGACTGATAGTctacctttaaattttttgctCTTTTATTACCTGTGATCGCAGAACGATTCCTAATTCGCTTTCAAGcatcttgttttatttattcttcacTAGGCCTTCGTTTGTGCGAACTgtatgaattataaatatttgttagtgTTGAAGTGATCATTGTCaaattagattagatttttctatatgtcaaaaacaaaaaatacacgaGGCTTAAATTATAGTgacgttttaattttagttttaagagaacaaaaaatactaaatgttgctataaataaaatagattaattaaactgacatttgattattatgtctcattatgtgaatgaatttatacattttatttattcacactGGCCTATGGAAACTGCAATGGACACAATAAGTGTCTATATTAATCCCATTGGGATAAAAGGTTTTGGAGAAGAAATGAAACAGTGAAAAGCCCACAATTTGGCTATCGCTCATATCACATATCCTGTCTGTCTCATGACTAAGATCAATTGGAACATGATCTTTGCGTTCTTATAACGAGATATTGTCTATcatgatgaataaaaatataccgtCTTTTAGGCCAAATAAATAaccatatttaaaagaaatgtaagttttttattgtttttagaaaGTCCTGGACATGGTAATACTATgatttaacttaattattatgatacaaATACAAGCACTGACTGAttggtaattattttacattgttaaccccaattaaaaaaaaaataaagaaattccaataaaattttcttaaacaaaacttttaaGCGGCAAGAAAAGTTGAATTTGTTTCATCAAAACTGTGGATGCGGCTCGGGAATTCTGATGAATAGTTAATAATGTTGAGATAAACTGTCTTTGTATTCTTTTGTATCGGTTTTTTCAGCTTTGATGTAATGCGTCactttattttagaaaaactattttatttttggctgCAAAACGCCGGAGCCTAGAGCTCTCTAAATTTTaggaaaattgtataatacaattataattttgtcttattaaataactaattattttacctGTGAATGCAAAAATTGATCGATCATTTTAGTACTTCAAATCGCTGCTTGTGCCAcagaataatatgaataataccTTTGTGGACTCTCTGTATGTATACAGAGTAAACAGAACATAAATCATTGTATAATACTGATGTTTTTTCGTGTTTGTAGGTACACAATCTCAGCCCTTTATATTGGaggagtaaatatttttacttcttaaaaaaataatgtaaattatattgtgaaCGCGCTTAGGGTCTGCTTTCGTTTACGTTTTGTCCTCCGTCTGCGTCTACTTCCGTGTGAGAGCACTATTATCTCAAAATGGCGGCCAAAGATAGAGtcaaatagtttatatttttccccGTTTAGTTCTACTAATAGAACTGAATAATAAAACTCAACTACTGTATGtaattgtgtaaattttaGGCACCTATGGCGCATAGAGCCATAGAGTGGATGTCGCTGCGATCACTTAGGCTATGGTTGGAAAAACCCCAATTGgctaaaatcattaaaaaaatattcaaattgtaatttttttttaaattttcagatACTGAAAATAAGAGAAATGAATTTCCATTAAAGTAGTTAAGTACGTAACATGTGGTCATGAATAATACGAGAGTGAATCTTGGATCCTGAGGTCAATCACATCACTCCCGGCGATCTAGCGAGCCGGTTCACTGCTCAGATGAGAAGTGACGGgtgtttgtttatgtttaatttgaaacaCGGTCTTTTACTTAGGAAAACTAACACTTTATATAGTACTAGcaaaaagtagcttatgtCGCTCTCCAGTTTTCCAATATAGACACATCAATTCTCATGCTCAATGTTTTGAACTTTACTTTGATAGAATGGCAAGGCTGCATTGAGAATTTCAAATTCTATGTAGGGCGAGTAATCCAAGCTTTTACTCACTTAAAtcgttatctatatatatttttaatctttttcaattttatctataattttcgttaaaatatcataacatCTTGGCTTGGCTCCGGCAAATGATCTAGATGAATGCCGTGACTGGCGTCGTTAGAGCCGAGGAAGGGAGGCACGGATGTATTTGATCCCCTCGTTTGTAACCTATATCTACTGAGATTTCTGaagctatttattttctttcaagtAAGGTAACTAAGGGGCTCATTTTACTTAAAGAAAAAATCGAATGGTCGAGATTCAATTGTAAATCAGCCAGtatcacatacatacatgttatTATGCCTGTTTCCCAGTATTAGCTTccggaatattttttttaataataaaaaaatcattcttaactattcctttattttagtacctacatttactttttgaatcaaataaaaatgttaagaataataatatttatcagattaataatatttacaggctcttaattttgataaagttgaattttattttagaaatgtacttcatattttattcatcattTTTACTAAATCACTTGAAGCCTCAGAGCGCAactcatagaaaaaaaagtagtattctgaacaattattttgaaatcacatcgTCATAGGAAGAAATGGTCCTAAAAGTCCAACAATAAGTTCATCGTAGGTAGTTAGTCGTATCAATAAGtgaaactatttatttgtttactttttcttatataatttattttactatttatatttatacatcaCAATTATATGCATTTTAAACTGaatgtacattaattaaaaataattcaaaagaattttttatagctttttatttaatgattttacttttttatagtaGAGGCAATGGCTAAACGAGCACACGGGTTGCCTGATGATAAGCAAATACAGCTCTTAAATATCGGCAACCCGACACGGGTTTTTGAGAAAGCGATAAGACTGGTTTCTAAAAACCCCAATGTAGAAACTATTACGGAACGCCACTGAGGaaagtttatttcataatttagtaCATCACAGGAAGAAGGTACGTGAAAAAGGAGGGTCTCTatctataagtataaaaatttaagcccTAATGTAATCACAGCATACTGTACtatggcataatgatttttaagcataacgttCTTACGCATAATGGTTTGcgcataacaatttgaaccataactaatccaacctaaaagttaattatgccacatttacccgtatgccaaaaataaattatgcctTGGACCTATAATGCCAAATTATTGTATACCAAAATCGTTACCTAGGCCAGAGAACAATAGgacaaaaaagtatatacgATAAAAAGTGgctcgaaaacgcactgttgTTGAACGCCAACCAGGATGGTGGTGAAATTtcattgataataaattgcaACCGACTAAAAtcaaattcataaattataaagatgAACATGAACAAATCTTTTATGATAATACATGCAAATAACATAAATCGTTGGTAATCGAATTAGCATTATATTAAGCCTTCTGCAGTTTCAGTAATATGATGTAAATTGAGATCgttcatttcaattttaaatttgaatggGAAACCAATACGGGCGCGgtatattgtttgtaaattgCCTAAGATAGGTatgtttgtgatttttatttttaactagcttttacccgcggcttcgctcgtgttccggtaacagttattttttatgggaTGAATGgaacctatgtccttctctgtaCTCTCAGctacatttatgcaaaatttcaggaAGATGgcttgagtagataaagtgtgaagaggtaaaaaacaaacaaaattttcgcatttattttgttaggaTTATATTGGTTTTTAACGCAGCGTGTAACTAGCGGGTATAGTAGATGGTGTTTAAGTagtaaaagcaaataaataaatagcaagCTTTAcacttcattatttatttaaaattacacacaaagtttatttaacaatacaaATGCATTAGTAACAATACAAAGCAAAATgcttgtgtaaaaaattataatttttattgtgtgaaatgaaattaCTTTACTGTTCTACTTGATCAAATCGTATTCAGAAGTCCGAACTGgataagaaaatgaaaaacataacCTGCAAACTATTTCAGATGCTACTGCAGATGCTATTAAGAACAGATGTGGAAGTTGCCACTTAGTACTTGTTGCCGACTTTGTCTACGtcatcacaaaatatatagagtGCAAGCAGCTCGAGGGCAAATAGTGattctaaaaacatttttttataaactcttTATGTTATGCTAACAAAAAAATGGTGTTAgtatttacaagctttttgTTAACTTAGCTTACTAGCTACTCTACTTCagttttcataacaatacattattacgaTTACGATGACAGTCGATCGGCTCAATGAGCCTCTGGGTTTAGCTATTGCatggatattatttttttgtcacgcattgaataaTTGAATGTAACAAAATCTCTCTGACTGAAGCttgtatcaaaaaataattcaattctGTGCAAACAACTCCGaattcgtttttattaattatattattatctaaataaattatcacgCACATATAATGTTCATTACATGTAGACTAAAGAGAGTAGGTATCtttaaattatagatttgACTGAAGTTACttgttatataatgtttatttatttcgttcaggtagaaaaaaaaaacctaagtAGATTTTCAGTTATACATATAAGACCAAAACTAACTTgacttttcttattttctattttttattagtgaaatatctttttgtaatttatttattttgtacaaaatgtgCTTTTGTGACTGAGAGACGCGTTTGTGAGAGCAGTGATGAAATCCCGAAGTATCTAATGCAATCTGACAACTGTAATTTCAAAGTTTGTTTAACAAATCTGGCCATTTggctttatgtaaatataaatcattatatagCTTGTTAGGTACTGCTTGGAATTCATGTTgaggaaattaatatttctccGTAGGATTATTCCAGCGCTTGAAGCATAAatagtacaaaatttcaacaatagaAAGAAGGGATCCACCAAAGCAAAGTCCAAAGCAATTTCCCATAGCAACAACTAGATCTAAAGACGTTCGCGCCACTTGGCGCGTCACCCGCTGGTACGGCCGGTTGCTGAGGGTGATGGTCGTAGTCCCAGCTTTCAAGTCTTTCTGAGGCTCCACTAAGTTTTTAGACACAATATTGTAATCTGGTTCCGTACAGGATGGTAAGCAATCGCATTCCAGCGCTGATTCATCTGTACTTGGCACTTTCATCTTACCCAATTGATTGAAATTTGTTGTCAAACATTTTAATCCTTCTAGgtcacaaaatttatttttatatatgtcaGGTGATAAATGATGAGTGCAGTTACATAATTCTAGTTGTTTGTCGATGCGACACTGAATGACACATCCAGAGTAGCTATAGTGCTCGTATGCAATAAATTTCTCCGGCAGTTCATCGGGGAATCTGCAGCGACGCACTTCTGGAGATGTTAGTTTTAATTCCGGATCGTTTATTACGTccattatagaaaataatatcgtTGCTTGAGATCCATAAACCGTTGTTATTCTACGATCATATTCCATGTTCCAGAACGGCACGTCCTCGGGAGAATGCAAAAATACCTCATAATCTTGTGCGAGAATAATTTCCAGTGTCCCCGTTTCGAGCTGGTTTTCCGAGGACACGTAGAATGTTTGTAAACCTGggctatgtttgttattcatcGAAAAACATGTGCCATATTCGGTTTGTATCGGTTTGAAATTTTTACAGCACTGTATAACTTTGTCGTTCCATTTGCACGACAGGAACAAATTTTTGCAAACTGTTCGCATGAAGGTAACGACTTGtgtgaaattaaattcacaTAATTTAGGATCTTCGATGCAAGTCGACAAGCAACTGAAGCATGTTCCGCTAAAGAAAGCCAATTCTCCAACCAAACGATCCaattttcctttatttatatctattttctGACTGCTGGCCCAAATTTTCTCCATGTTCGAAATTTCGCAAACAGTGATCGAAGCGAACGTCGTATTCCACTCCAGATAATCTGTTCGAGTAGTAAAACGAATGGTGTTTTCATGGTAacgattataatatttgcgGATAGTTGCAACTGCAGCGATCCATACCTGAATGTATAtgatcaaatatattattctatacATTATGGGAATATCTCGGCGGAAAATATATCTTGGGCCGTGTACTGTAAGATTTTGAGACACGTAGCTAATTCTTTTGAAGAAAATGgagaaatgttttaataatttagacATTTTTGAGCGATGTTAAATAAGAACTGGATGTAAAAATAGCGCAGCGGTTGTTTATATAGTCTTCGGCTAATAACAAAAAGAGTAATTTGAACGTTTTATGGAGTAATGTTATTAACTGGAATCATATAATGGGATCATGTCACAAAGGAAGATTAAAAGGTTTGATATGGCTACACGCACGTATTTGGGGGAACATCTATATTGATTGTATTTCCAGAAAATAagtcttttattattaacatttctgATATGTAGTTATATCTTCGATCTTCTTTTTAATATGtgactgtattttttatactgcCAAGCAGACAAACGACGTATACGTAACGTAAAAATATGCCAAGCATCAGGGCAGTCGTCTTGTTAGAAAGTGGTTAAGTACCGCAGCCTATGAACACCTGCAACACGAAGGATGCCACACAAACATTGCTAACTCTGTGACAGAGTCTTTTGCCACAATATCTTGTACACTACTTCTTCAAATcggaatataataatgaaaggaCTACTCTTTATAGGCTGAAATAGGTGAGAGTGAGGTGTGTGCAGATAACATATGTACCAAGGCTTGcgataaatattaacttttttgaGCATCCCTGAAACACTATAGACGTACAAATAGCCCCAGAGCTCAATGCCAAGTCGTCAAACTACGTCGAGCGTGTTATTACATAGATTTGGCTACAGTGgcatttaatgttttatcatCAACATCAAGTCTTCCACGCTTCGAAAGTCTGACGTTATGCTTGTCAATCTAATGTTTAGCCATGAACGCAATGGTTCTTTCATTGTATTTTCTATCTGATATTGCAtgacatacatacttatattgtATTCGTAGTATATAGTCATGACTTCAATGCTGTCGGATTGGTTCATTGGATTTGGAACATAGAGAAATCTATTTGAATGGATTCCTTTATCATTCAAAACCAATGAACAATTTCAGCAATGTGGAGTCAACTAACTTGAAACTACTGATCAGTCAGCTCAAGAATGAGTGAACatcaactaaataaatacatatcgTAACAGTTCATCAGGGATTTTTCATTATCGGTATTTTCTACTCGGAAAAATGAGTTAAGTTTGTTGATCATTATTCACAAATTGTTAACAATAATGATATTGAGAATATATCGTCATGTAAACTTATGCAATATGTTATTAaacttatgtacttataataaattcaattactGTATCTAGAGAAGTTTTCCCACTTTTCTACTAAATGTGCCCAAAACAAAgagtaattacttttttattgattgaaaGGTCTCTCAGTTAAACTGTGCTGAATcgattaaagatttatttccgCGGCTTGCTGGTCTCCACTGTATAAACTATTTAAGGAGCTACGGCTTCGTTACggctattttcaaataatcgATATTCTGAACTGTTccaattttaaggttattgtCCTTATTGTGTATCTAATTGTAACACACAGacttaattgaataatttatttattggaatttACTCTTAATTTTGGTGATAAAATGGAATCACTTGTTTGTATTTACCCGTCACTAAAAATCAATATCGGGACAAAATCGGTTCTTACGGGAGCACCCTGAGCTAAGATGCAGGATATTTCGTTAACTTAAGCTAGGCTTGAGATCAACTTTAGATCTTCTGTCACGGAGAGGGAGAGGATGAGGCGGTGAAGGAACGTTGTTTTCCCAAGCATTCACTTGCATACACACATAgttttacatatatagtttaacatacctacatagttTTCGagatgcatttttttttacattaagactacatttatttattgttatttatcataatctaACAACTACTTTCAATTTACCATATATTACTGCATTGAAAATAGTGTAacgtttaaaaagtaataatttacaatcatAACTCAATATTCCATGGTGCATGTTATAAGGAATAACATTAAGGTTATTGTGGTTGTATTGAAATATGTCAATGCCATTATTACAGTGCGCTACAATAACCGTTCAGACCGAAGGAAATATGGAAATTTCACTGGTTTAGCAGGCTGTACGCCTTTAGGGCGTAGTATAGGCACAGCCGACAGACCTATACTTGATTCCTACAGTAGAATTTCTATTGCCGCACACATTATCGCGGAaaagttcgccgaactttgacTGATTCGGCGTGCATTGCTGGTTTCACATTACGGTAAGTAAAAGCATTCATgtaaactacgcaatgttaaTTGCATTCGCGTCGGGCTTTAGTGATAGTGTGGAGGGAAATCGAGGGGTTCTGCGAGGTGCGGGGAGAGTGAATATCTCCCAACGGTCTATATAACGCGTTGGGATCTAAACCGAGGGCTATTGGAAAACTTTTGTAAAGcagatttaattaatacagaTTACgtcttttatgttttatgacAACCATGTTTGCATTGTCAACGGTGACAGTTGTTGCACCGGACttgctaaatataataatatattgctatacatataataacaaGAGTGCATGCTTCACCTGTGTTCTCCACCTGAATGATACTTAATCCCAGTGCACCACAtgactttgaaataattaattgcttAATTTTTGTTCCTCTGTGGTTCCTGCAAAACAATAACAGTaggtatataacaatatacctactgttattgtttttgacaatAGTCAAAATACTAACATTGAAATTACTTCTTTCaagtcaaaacaaaacatggAATAAATGTGACTTTGTTGTGTGTAGGAAGTAGTAAGaagagaataatatttttcgccGCGGACGAAGTCACAGGCAACAGCTAGATGTTGATTCAGTGACGGGTAATATtacatttctaaaaatatattacattatatataatttggtaaattttgtaacaatatttgGTATCTACACTCACTAATTAGCAGTGAAAACCTTCCTAATTAGAAGTTACAAGCTTCGAAACGTACAACtggtaattaattttctcTATTATTAACCAGTAACCAGTTTAAATTAGACTGTAGGATCCAATCTTGCCTATTGTGTGTCTGATACATGGCAACCGCAGTGCCTGGGAAAGCCGAACGTGCTGTTAGTTGCGGCTTACGAATCAGGGGATTGTGGCTACCTCACTACACATGCTAATACACCCAAACCTGTTGTTTCAAAAACCGACCACGATcaagttttatatacttagtagtttgtagctattgagaaatataatatttgacgtGAACGgtctaattatgtaataaactttacgttttaatctaaaaaaatgtgattgaCACTGTGTATCCTAAtccttacaaatattaaaccGTCCTCTATCACGTTTGTCTGTTCgaaatcaaaaactactgaatggaTTTTCACGTGGTTTTcattaatagatagtgtgattccttgGGAagaattacatatataatttaatatttttgtacccGAGCACAGACGAGACGGACCCCTAGTGATATATAAAGATGTGCGTGTCGTCTGAGAGCC
This sequence is a window from Plodia interpunctella isolate USDA-ARS_2022_Savannah chromosome 6, ilPloInte3.2, whole genome shotgun sequence. Protein-coding genes within it:
- the LOC135309743 gene encoding sodium channel protein Nach-like, producing the protein MRTVCKNLFLSCKWNDKVIQCCKNFKPIQTEYGTCFSMNNKHSPGLQTFYVSSENQLETGTLEIILAQDYEVFLHSPEDVPFWNMEYDRRITTVYGSQATILFSIMDVINDPELKLTSPEVRRCRFPDELPEKFIAYEHYSYSGCVIQCRIDKQLELCNCTHHLSPDIYKNKFCDLEGLKCLTTNFNQLGKMKVPSTDESALECDCLPSCTEPDYNIVSKNLVEPQKDLKAGTTTITLSNRPYQRVTRQVARTSLDLVVAMGNCFGLCFGGSLLSIVEILYYLCFKRWNNPTEKY